The Zingiber officinale cultivar Zhangliang chromosome 9A, Zo_v1.1, whole genome shotgun sequence genome window below encodes:
- the LOC122019369 gene encoding glycosyl hydrolase 5 family protein-like has product MGFNCVRLTWPTFLPTGDASLAGLTVRSSFSRLGLNSAGVQRHNPALIDLPLLQAFQAVVSSLEQNDVMVVLDNHLSKPGWCCSRTDGNGFFGDTYFDPGLWVEGLRSMAALFRSHRNVVGMSLRNELRGSRQNVDDWFRYMQMGAEAVHAANPDVLVILSGLNFDSELSFLSSRPLNVSFSRKIVFEMHWYSFTNSGTWAGENANDACGSLSGGVSHRVGFLLDRGFPLFLSEFGMEQSGRNERDNRFFSCALAYAAEHDLDWALWALQGSYYLRQGVADSPEAYGMLMSDWRSVRNRTLLGRIRSIQQPFRGPGVAAVPPYKTILHPLTGLCVTIDSSSRGLALAAGPCGQQWRYGDDRTLSLADSSACVTAVGAGKPLRVGNCGGSGGGGSSAASTWVLASASHMHVSTRVEGDNRTLCMDVGGDGRSVVTNPCRCMGGDAKCDPEGQWFRLVTTARRVG; this is encoded by the exons ATGGGGTTCAACTGCGTCCGCCTCACCTGGCCCACCTTCCTCCCCACCGGCGACGCCTCCCTCGCCGGACTCACCGTCCGCAGCTCCTTCAGCCGCCTCGGCCTGAACTCCGCCGGTGTCCAACGCCACAACCCTGCGCTTATCGATCTCCCCCTCCTCCAAGCGTTTCAG GCGGTGGTTTCGAGCTTGGAACAGAACGACGTGATGGTGGTCTTGGACAACCATCTGAGCAAGCCTGGGTGGTGCTGCAGCAGAACCGACGGCAACGGCTTCTTCGGCGACACCTACTTCGACCCGGGCCTGTGGGTCGAAGGCCTTCGGAGCATGGCGGCTCTCTTCCGGTCGCACCGGAACGTCGTCGGCATGAGCTTGAGGAACGAGCTCAGAGGGTCGAGACAGAACGTCGACGATTGGTTCAG GTACATGCAGATGGGGGCGGAGGCCGTGCACGCGGCGAACCCCGACGTGCTGGTCATCCTCTCCGGCCTCAACTTCGACTCCGAGCTCAGCTTCCTGTCTAGCCGGCCGCTCAACGTGAGCTTCTCCCGCAAAATCGTGTTCGAGATGCACTGGTATTCCTTCACCAACAGCGGCACGTGGGCCGGAGAGAACGCCAACGACGCCTGCGGGAGCCTCTCCGGCGGCGTCAGCCACCGGGTCGGGTTCCTGCTCGACAGGGGATTTCCCCTGTTCTTGAGCGAGTTCGGGATGGAGCAGAGCGGAAGAAACGAGAGGGACAACCGGTTTTTCAGCTGCGCCTTGGCCTACGCCGCCGAACATGACCTGGACTGGGCGTTGTGGGCGCTGCAGGGGAGTTACTATCTCCGGCAAGGGGTGGCGGACTCGCCGGAGGCTTATGGAATGCTCATGTCCGATTGGAGGAGCGTTCGGAATCGAACTCTGTTAGGAAGAATTCGATCAATTCAGCAACCATTTCGCG GTCCCGGCGTCGCTGCTGTTCCTCCCTACAAGACGATCTTGCATCCATTAACAGGGCTCTGCGTCACCATCGACTCGTCCTCCCGTGGCCTCGCCCTCGCCGCCGGCCCTTGCGGCCAGCAGTGGCGCTACGGCGACGACAGGACGCTGTCGCTGGCGGACTCGTCTGCCTGCGTGACCGCCGTCGGGGCAGGGAAGCCGCTCAGGGTGGGGAACTGCGGCGGAAGCGGAGGAGGAGGGAGCTCCGCCGCCTCCACGTGGGTGCTGGCGTCGGCGTCGCACATGCACGTGTCGACCAGAGTGGAAGGGGACAATAGGACGCTGTGCATGGACGTCGGCGGCGACGGCCGGAGCGTGGTGACGAACCCGTGCCGGTGCATGGGCGGCGACGCGAAGTGCGACCCGGAGGGGCAGTGGTTCAGGCTGGTCACCACCGCCAGGCGCGTCGGATGA